A genomic segment from Phragmites australis chromosome 6, lpPhrAust1.1, whole genome shotgun sequence encodes:
- the LOC133922194 gene encoding uncharacterized protein LOC133922194 isoform X1, giving the protein MLITFQPTTLSQRRRLLPLQLSPPATPSRPRLIASGRPLSPSPLGPGRIMLRFHHCPHLPLPAVCRQPLAAPSPATPKRPIPFLVSGVRVRGPLRLDAFSRAALGEQQQRRHVSYDDDEEDLGEALDRTRQLVECAMFAAVAGLAYFLSNSLAIENYFSCFFPLPIVISSLRWGLEAGRKTVVATVFLLFTLSGPVKASTYLLMHGVVGLAMGTIWRLETNWIVSIILCSIIRALGACGYVLVSSFLIRENILALITVNIHASLTYILAAAGVNTIPSMDAIYVLFGTLLLLNCGFFLFLLHIMYTIFLTKLGIKPSLRPPRWLDKAI; this is encoded by the exons ATGCTTATCACATTCCAACCGACCACGCTTTCACAGCGGCGCCGTCTTCTCCCCCTccagctctcgccgccggccacccCTAGCCGTCCACGACTCATCGCGTCCGGTCGTCCTCTCTCACCTTCGCCGCTGGGACCGGGTAGGATTATGCTCCGCTTCCATCACTGCCCCCATCTCCCCCTACCCGCCGTTTGCCGCCAGCCTCTCGCCGCCCCATCGCCGGCCACCCCTAAGCGCCCCATTCCGTTCTTGGTCTCTGGGGTTCGCGTTCGAGGTCCTCTGCGGCTGGATGCGTTTAGCCGCGCAGCGCTTGGAGAACAGCAGCAACGGAGGCACGTGAGTTAtgatgacgacgaggaggacCTGGGCGAGGCGCTCGACCGGACGCGGCAGCTCGTGGAGTGCGCCATGTTCGCGGCCGTCGCTGGCCTCGCGTACTTCCTCAGCAACTCCCTCGCCATCGAG AATTACTTTAGTTGCTTTTTTCCATTGCCGATAGTTATTTCCTCCTTAAGATGGGGACTAGAAGCCGGCAGGAAAACTGTG GTGGCTActgtttttttattattcacATTGTCTGGCCCTGTAAAAGCATCAACTTATCTG CTTATGCATGGAGTAGTTGGTCTCGCCATGGGTACTATTTGGAG GTTGGAGACCAATTGGATTGTTTCCATCATACTCTGCTCCATT ATCCGTGCACTGGGAGCTTGCGGATATGTTCTAGTGTCATCGTTCCTGATAAGAGAGAATATTCTTGCACTG ATAACGGTTAAtattcatgcttccttgacATATATCCTGGCGGCAGCTGGTGTGAACACAATTCCTtccatggatgcaatatatgtaCTCTTTGGGACACTG CTTCTACTTAACTGTGGATTCTTTCTCTTCCTGCTGCATATAATGTATACAATATTTCTGACTAAGCTTGGAATAAAGCCATCACTAAGACCCCCAAGATGGCTTGACAAAGCAATTTGA
- the LOC133922194 gene encoding uncharacterized protein LOC133922194 isoform X2 — protein sequence MLITFQPTTLSQRRRLLPLQLSPPATPSRPRLIASGRPLSPSPLGPGRIMLRFHHCPHLPLPAVCRQPLAAPSPATPKRPIPFLVSGVRVRGPLRLDAFSRAALGEQQQRRHVSYDDDEEDLGEALDRTRQLVECAMFAAVAGLAYFLSNSLAIELMHGVVGLAMGTIWRLETNWIVSIILCSIIRALGACGYVLVSSFLIRENILALITVNIHASLTYILAAAGVNTIPSMDAIYVLFGTLLLLNCGFFLFLLHIMYTIFLTKLGIKPSLRPPRWLDKAI from the exons ATGCTTATCACATTCCAACCGACCACGCTTTCACAGCGGCGCCGTCTTCTCCCCCTccagctctcgccgccggccacccCTAGCCGTCCACGACTCATCGCGTCCGGTCGTCCTCTCTCACCTTCGCCGCTGGGACCGGGTAGGATTATGCTCCGCTTCCATCACTGCCCCCATCTCCCCCTACCCGCCGTTTGCCGCCAGCCTCTCGCCGCCCCATCGCCGGCCACCCCTAAGCGCCCCATTCCGTTCTTGGTCTCTGGGGTTCGCGTTCGAGGTCCTCTGCGGCTGGATGCGTTTAGCCGCGCAGCGCTTGGAGAACAGCAGCAACGGAGGCACGTGAGTTAtgatgacgacgaggaggacCTGGGCGAGGCGCTCGACCGGACGCGGCAGCTCGTGGAGTGCGCCATGTTCGCGGCCGTCGCTGGCCTCGCGTACTTCCTCAGCAACTCCCTCGCCATCGAG CTTATGCATGGAGTAGTTGGTCTCGCCATGGGTACTATTTGGAG GTTGGAGACCAATTGGATTGTTTCCATCATACTCTGCTCCATT ATCCGTGCACTGGGAGCTTGCGGATATGTTCTAGTGTCATCGTTCCTGATAAGAGAGAATATTCTTGCACTG ATAACGGTTAAtattcatgcttccttgacATATATCCTGGCGGCAGCTGGTGTGAACACAATTCCTtccatggatgcaatatatgtaCTCTTTGGGACACTG CTTCTACTTAACTGTGGATTCTTTCTCTTCCTGCTGCATATAATGTATACAATATTTCTGACTAAGCTTGGAATAAAGCCATCACTAAGACCCCCAAGATGGCTTGACAAAGCAATTTGA
- the LOC133922195 gene encoding uncharacterized protein LOC133922195 isoform X2, whose product MPLLLLPPTAWCATTAAAPASVAFSRPLPSRLRASHVLSAFPRLRKYGRRHRDYVAARSFDDDDDEEAEEEDWEYDEDEEEVEVDEEFLATRPKPVGFGAGKTYSTDIEEQLLQETGLGGARRGGEPAGDNAAKETGADLSDDGVQVRLWNLPKKKNIHKDLKQAFKGFPGLLSINPAVSANKKTRDPICKGFAYLKLESEEAATRYEPTAAVNEVAALEELH is encoded by the exons atgCCACTCTTGTTGCTACCGCCAACGGCCTGGTGCGCCACAACAGCGGCTGCGCCGGCGTCGGTCGCGTTCTCGCGGCCCCTGCCTTCCCGGCTCCGCGCGTCCCACGTCCTCTCCGCCTTCCCGCGCCTGCGGAAAtacggccgccgccaccgggaTTACGTGGCGGCCCGCAGcttcgacgacgacgacgatgaggaggcggaggaggaggattgGGAGTACgacgaggatgaagaagaggtGGAGGTAGACGAGGAGTTTCTGGCGACGCGGCCCAAGCCGGTGGGTTTTGGTGCGGGGAAGACCTACTCCACGGACATCGAAGAGCAGCTTCTCCAGGAGACGGGCCTTGGcggggcgcggcgcggcggcgagccCGCCGGGGACAATGCGGCCAAAGAAACGGGCGCAG ATCTCAGTGATGATGGTGTTCAAGTTCGTCTTTGGAACctcccaaaaaagaaaaacatacaCAAGGATCTGAAGCAAGCTTTTAAAGGGTTTCCTGGCCTCTTGTCTATAAATCCAGCAGTTTCCGCAAATAAGAAAACTCGTGATCCTATCTGTAAGGGTTTTGCATATCTCAAACTGGAGTCTGAGGAGGCTGCAACCAG GTATGAACCAACTGCAGCAGTAAATGAGGTTGCTGCCTTGGAAGAGTTACATTGA
- the LOC133922195 gene encoding uncharacterized protein LOC133922195 isoform X1 produces MPLLLLPPTAWCATTAAAPASVAFSRPLPSRLRASHVLSAFPRLRKYGRRHRDYVAARSFDDDDDEEAEEEDWEYDEDEEEVEVDEEFLATRPKPVGFGAGKTYSTDIEEQLLQETGLGGARRGGEPAGDNAAKETGADLSDDGVQVRLWNLPKKKNIHKDLKQAFKGFPGLLSINPAVSANKKTRDPICKGFAYLKLESEEAATRFVEMYSRKTVLFGKVQKPISSCIVHAHSSIEPSNKASSSQAISQPRLKHNNFVAAGSMTH; encoded by the exons atgCCACTCTTGTTGCTACCGCCAACGGCCTGGTGCGCCACAACAGCGGCTGCGCCGGCGTCGGTCGCGTTCTCGCGGCCCCTGCCTTCCCGGCTCCGCGCGTCCCACGTCCTCTCCGCCTTCCCGCGCCTGCGGAAAtacggccgccgccaccgggaTTACGTGGCGGCCCGCAGcttcgacgacgacgacgatgaggaggcggaggaggaggattgGGAGTACgacgaggatgaagaagaggtGGAGGTAGACGAGGAGTTTCTGGCGACGCGGCCCAAGCCGGTGGGTTTTGGTGCGGGGAAGACCTACTCCACGGACATCGAAGAGCAGCTTCTCCAGGAGACGGGCCTTGGcggggcgcggcgcggcggcgagccCGCCGGGGACAATGCGGCCAAAGAAACGGGCGCAG ATCTCAGTGATGATGGTGTTCAAGTTCGTCTTTGGAACctcccaaaaaagaaaaacatacaCAAGGATCTGAAGCAAGCTTTTAAAGGGTTTCCTGGCCTCTTGTCTATAAATCCAGCAGTTTCCGCAAATAAGAAAACTCGTGATCCTATCTGTAAGGGTTTTGCATATCTCAAACTGGAGTCTGAGGAGGCTGCAACCAG GTTCGTTGAGATGTACTCTCGTAAAACTGTTTTGTTTGGCAAGGTTCAGAAGCCAATAAGTAGTTGTATTGTTCATGCGCACAGCTCTATTGAACCTTCGAATAAAGCATCCAGTAGCCAGGCAATTTCTCAACCAAGGTTGAAGCACAATAATTTTGTGGCAGCAGGTTCAATGACTCATTGA